The DNA window ATGCGTTTGGGTCGTAAGGGTTCGCCTTGACGGCCTCCTGGAACTGTTGAATGGCTTCGGCTGGCTTTGGGTTGTCGACGCTGTACTGATATAAACGGCCCAGTTGAACGTGGTAAGTGGAGTCCCACGGGTTCAGCCGGGTAGCTCGCTGTAGGCTTTCGATGGTCAGGATGTGACCGGCGCGGTATGCAAAGTAAGTTTTAACAATCCATGTTGTAGCCAGCACAAATCCCGTGATCAGGGAAATCATCAGGATATTCTGTGCAGGCCGGCTCTCCACATGTATCCGCATTCGACCTCGTCTGGGTTGCCGTTGCCGCCCGATGGAAGATCCGTATCCCCTGCCTTTTCGGGTAGCACTGATGGATTTGCTCCATTGTTGCCACGTCATGGAACAGGAGCAGTGCCGAAGTATATCAAATTATGTCTGGAATTTAGGTGTGTGTGGGCGGGAGCGCGCGTGCTCCAAAGCATCCAGTTCGCTGGCAAGGAGTTTAACCTGGAGGTTGAAGGCGGCCTTATAAGACGCCACTTCCGCGACAAAACGCAGGGGCAGGCAGCCAGCCCACCCCTGCAATTCTGCTGAAACTTTTAAATGAGATTCTTCGCGCTCCTGGTGTGCCCTTTTCGCGGCGCTCGAATCTCCTGGTGGTTAGAAATAAAAACGCAGTGAGAGCTGAATATTACGCTCGCTGCCCTTGGTTGTAACTTCGCCAAATGTGGAGCTCGTTGGATTGAAATTCACGCCGCCGCCGCTCGAACCACCCAGGTTGGGATGGTTCAGGAAGTTGAAGGCCTCGGCGCGGAATTGAAGCCCCATGCTCTCGTGTATCGGGAATGTTTTGAATAGCCCGAAGTTCCAATTGTTGAACCCAGGCTGGTAGATGATGTCGCGAACAAGCTGCGTATTGAATGTTCCCTTGGGAGGTGCTGTAAAAATGGGCGTTCCGTCAGAATTTGTTGTGGCGAACCATTTACCGGAGCCGAAGTTCCCAAGAATCTTCGGATCACCATTCTTAACCCAGAACTGACCGTTCACGCCACAACCGAAGTTCGAGTCAAGACCCACGCCGGCGTAGTCGCTCGACCCGGCTACGCTGCAAGGATTCCCACTCTGGAATTGCAGGAGGCTGGACACTTCCCATCCTCCGAGGGTCTGGCCGGCGAGGCCCTTTTCGTTGCTGAAAAACGGGAGCTTATACAAGAAGCTGGCAACCACGTTGTTACGAGCATCGAACTCGGACGGTCCCCACATGAAGCTGGTGTCATAAGTGTCCGGGACAACATCTCGGACATTTGAGCCGCTATCCATACTCTTCGCGAGTGTATAGGCAAAGCTGAACAGGAACCCCTTGGTGAAGGGGTGGGTAAAGCCAATTTGCAGCGATTTGTACTGAGAAGTTGCCACGCCGTTGGATTGGCGAATGGATCCGAAGCCCTTGTAAGGCCGCAGTGCATTGGGGTTGACGCCAGGGTTAGCCAGGACTGTCGCCAGGGTAGGCTGGTTGATATCCGCCTGGCGTTGCAAATGCAGTCCATGGCTGCCAACGTAGGCCACGCTCAGGAGTGAATGCCAGGGGAGTTCACGTTCGACAGTGAAATTCCAGGCCCAGGCCTCCGGGCTCTTTGTGTCTCTTGCTGCTGTGGTCACCACCAGAGGCACAGGGTTAACTCCGGTGCCTCCAGGGTCGTCCACGGACCCGAACGTAGTGCTGGCGTTTGGCTGGAAGGGGGGATTTCCGCCCAGGAAGATTGAGTCGCTATCCCCCAGGCGTGTAATGAAACGGCCTATGCCCGCGCGCAACACGGTTTTGTCCGTCAAACGATAGGCGATGCCGGCACGCGGCTGGAAAGCATTTTTCGGAACATAACCATAATAATCGGGTAGGCCGTGAAAGAGGCTATTGTACAGGCCCGAGGCCGCTTCAGGAACCCGCCCGTTCGCGGAAGAAGGGAAGCTACTGCCAGGGATGACCATGCCGTTGTAAAGCTGTGCGATGGTCGGTGAACCGGTGATCAGGCCTGTTTTGGGGTCGACCGTCACGGCATTTGCAGGATTGTAGAACGTTGGGTCAAAAACGATCATGTTTCCCCAATCTGCGTGGTAGGGATAGATGAGAGAGTACCGGACGCCATAGTCGATATGCAGCTTGCTCGTGACTGACCATGCGTCCTGACCGAAGAATTCGTACATGTTGCCCCGGAAAATTGTGTAGGCGCGGTGTCCGATCTCCGAATAAGAGTCAAAGAGGCCGAGTGCTGCGTTGGCCGCCGCGGCGCCTGAAGATGCCGCCGTATAGCCCGGACGCACGAACTTCCCACCGTTATCGCTAAAGAGAAACTGGCCGTTCTGCGTGTTCGTGCAGGTGTTGCAGGCCGAGACGTTAATTTCGTCATTGTTGTTCTCGCCCTGCCATTCCCAAAGGCCTCCGAACTTGAAGGTGTGATTGCTCTTAACCCAGGAGAAGTTGTCCGACAAGTCCACGATGGGGCCTGCGGAGTGCGATGGATACGGTCCGCCGCTCAGTCCGGAAAACTGCGACATATT is part of the Acidobacteriota bacterium genome and encodes:
- a CDS encoding TonB-dependent receptor, whose amino-acid sequence is MLSGTLWAQSDFGSISGYIKDPSGATVPRAAVTVNNQSGLRRQATTDASGFYSIPNLPPSYYTMTIEAVGFQKYVSNNNKLDPSGRLALDAVLKVGATTQTVEVTAQVATLQTQSAAVQKLVTRQQIDSLELNGRNPVNLAQLAPGAQGGNLSGLNFNFGQGPSHFNGSRNWDNLITYDGAPATRTRANGTSLGSADEDSTEEVQVLGANYSAEYGRTSGGQIRIVTKSGGPQFHGAAYEYVRNTDLNANTWQRNTNPTTAFTAPDHYNDFGYNIGGPFYIPGHFNTNKDKVFWYWGQEFTRNYYTDTSSMTVPTLLMRNGNFSELLDPQNIFYGHSVQLVDPKTGQNIPGNVMSTTGPITPGGSTISPNGLGLLKSYPAPNLAVPLGNRNWTAYASHPQRQQKKTISVDVNATPNQRLRYRGIYYSFWEYQPLDGGSGETPKYFDRPNFTNSLDYTWVLSPTKVNELLFTVSHDRVLIPVNQAGFLDRTTVGLNFPYIFPISEKLIPTRISTINMSQFSGLSGGPYPSHSAGPIVDLSDNFSWVKSNHTFKFGGLWEWQGENNNDEINVSACNTCTNTQNGQFLFSDNGGKFVRPGYTAASSGAAAANAALGLFDSYSEIGHRAYTIFRGNMYEFFGQDAWSVTSKLHIDYGVRYSLIYPYHADWGNMIVFDPTFYNPANAVTVDPKTGLITGSPTIAQLYNGMVIPGSSFPSSANGRVPEAASGLYNSLFHGLPDYYGYVPKNAFQPRAGIAYRLTDKTVLRAGIGRFITRLGDSDSIFLGGNPPFQPNASTTFGSVDDPGGTGVNPVPLVVTTAARDTKSPEAWAWNFTVERELPWHSLLSVAYVGSHGLHLQRQADINQPTLATVLANPGVNPNALRPYKGFGSIRQSNGVATSQYKSLQIGFTHPFTKGFLFSFAYTLAKSMDSGSNVRDVVPDTYDTSFMWGPSEFDARNNVVASFLYKLPFFSNEKGLAGQTLGGWEVSSLLQFQSGNPCSVAGSSDYAGVGLDSNFGCGVNGQFWVKNGDPKILGNFGSGKWFATTNSDGTPIFTAPPKGTFNTQLVRDIIYQPGFNNWNFGLFKTFPIHESMGLQFRAEAFNFLNHPNLGGSSGGGVNFNPTSSTFGEVTTKGSERNIQLSLRFYF